tttcaaatattttacccATAACatgcaaatacaatttatttcagATGGATGCCATATTGAGATTAGGCCCTCCGCATCTGATGCTGTTGACTATTTCAACTACAATGGATGGTACTCAATGGTTTTACTAGCCCTCGTAGACAACAGGTAAGttaacaacatacatattttagatAATACTTAAACTCTTTTCAGATATAGATTTATGTACATTAACGTTGGAGCACCTGGTCGTTGTAATGattctcaaatatttgaaaaatccaaCTTGAAAAGAATTTTGCAAAACCCTCTGCTTAAAGAGAATGCGAAAAAAATTGGTGAAACTAATGTCCCAATTGTAGTTCTTGGGGACTCAGCATTTCGCTTTTCTCCGGATTACGAGGATTacgagaatatttttaattaccacTTATCTAAATCTCGAAGGGTTGTGGAAAACGCATTTGGTCACCTAAAAGCAGGATTTAGAAGGATAGGGAAAGGAATTGACAACGatattaaaaatgcaatatcaataataaaatgttcttGCGTCTTGCACAAttttgtaaatgaaatgaatgacaACATAAACACGAAATGGTTGGAAGtgcaaaataatttcgaaatcgcACGTCCACGAGAGCAACCAGATCCATTATTCATTTCTGGAGCCGACGACCCTAATGCTGAAAACATCAGAAAATCAATGAGCTATTGACGTAACTTTCTACGtaagttgtatttattttcagttcatattcaatattactatatatatattcaatatttcatattcaatcagttcatttttatatcacatATTGATACACTATAACgaaacaaaagacaaaaagttaattaacaaattaacattaacaaaacaaaagtaattcaattcACAAACTAAATAATACATGAGCAGAACAATTAAGCATTTAAAACATTACATTAAACAGAAAGATGTTGAACTTCTCCTGGactagaaagaaaaaaattgacacaGCTACGAAGTTATATGCGTTTTTTAAAAACTTCCAGAAATTTTTCCAGGATGGAATTTCTTTCTCTTTCAATTTGTATGGCCTCCCTGCCATCCTCCTTAATTGCTTCAATTTCAGCCTGTATTTTGGTATTCGAAGTCTGGAATACATCAAAAAACTCATATTGAATGTTAACTGATGCATttgtctttttctttttctttacagGTTACTCGACTGAAGGCGGAAATTCTTCTTGCGAATCTATAGAAGAGTTATTTGGGGAGAGCGCACACTCCACAACTTCGTAaactgtaataaataaaattttataaaaataaataaaaactattaaaattcctattttattttactaaccTGCGCTCTCTTCCACAAATGTTTCTAAATTGCAACTTTTATAGCTGCCGAGAATGCTATAAATTTTCGTATAATATTCCCAAGTCGAAGGGCTGCCACCAGAGGGACCAACAATTTTCTTCTCATCTCTGTAAATAGgtacatttttgaaaacatttatatgaatattaaatgaacatgaatattgaataaacttacctgtatttatttgttaaattgtgTATTTGGGAAAACTTTAGAATAGCATCCCACGATTTCGCGGATAAAATGTGTATGATTGGATAGAGGAGATCCTacagattaagaatataaataattatagccgcaggagacttatagttttcgagatattcacGTTTAAAGTCTAAAAATTGTCTAATTGCTATGtagttaatttttcatttatattttgcacttattatacacttacacttcactactttctttctatatatttattttatattagttatttagaaatttgctttaaataagcattttaatttttattcaattttatcaatTGACACAATGACAAAAGGGTTGCATGCTGACGAAAAAGAAACATTGCCAtatctaaaaaaatacaaatgaatcataataaataaaaaggagGTATTTTACCCCAAATTATATCTCGGGGTGTCCTAAGTCCCATTCGTGTAGGATTATATAGTATTTCTGCattgcttgaaaaaaaaataaccctggtcgagccaacaccgggaatTATCAAAGAGATGGAAATCATAACTTTTTTagtgtagaactactttctgcattgacggccttcggccgcgtttcaaacaaaataaccctggtcgagtgAACACCGGGTATTATAAAAGAGATGGAAATTACAACTTCTTTTGCGTAGAACTAACTTcagcattggcggccttcggccgcgcttctaaaaaataaccctggttgagcgaacaccggggattatcaaagagaTGGAAATCACAACTTCTTTCGCGTAGAACTATtttctgcattggcggccttcggccgcgcttcaaaaaataaccctggtcgagccaacaccagGGATTATCAAAGAGATGGAAATCACAATTTCTTTCGCGTAGAACTAGtttctgcattggcggccttcggccgcgcttcaaaaaaataaccctggccgATTCAACACCGGGGTTTATCAAAGTAAGATAAATACTGAACTATTTTTCCAATCATAGTATAGTGGTTCTTGTATATGGGATAAAATCCCTCCCTtctatatattttcattcattttacaattttttagatATGGCAAtgcaaatttcgaaataattaatataaaataaatatatagaaagaaagtagtgaagtgtaagtgtataataagtgcaaaatataaatgaaaaattaactatATAGCCAGAAATTAGGGATCAGGAGAAGTTCAACTTCTTTGTTCCACTTGGATCTCTTCTTTCTGCAAAATGTAtagatttaaatatattgtaaattaatgttttattataagtatatttacAAACCTCTTTTCCACACTGTCGGCCATTTTGGTTAACATTTCTCttctttttctcaaaaattatcgataaaaataggaataacaccgaaaatctagttgtataaaacgaaataattttaaaatctcggattatcaagagagAAATTTTGTATGCGAAATCTCGTTTcataattacagattatcgagttaagctcgtaaatggagataatctcgttatatgtaaacatagtattaggTTTAAAAAGATGTAAATgtatgtcgcttgacgcaacaccGGCAACCTTGATAGGAATACTTTCCTTCAATCTCCTTCGGAAGTAAGGCCAGTTTGTGGCCTTTGATGAGAGCTGCAGTAGGTTGGCTTTGAAGTTCTGCCAGTTAGTGTCAAAGCGCAATGGAATCGACT
This portion of the Zeugodacus cucurbitae isolate PBARC_wt_2022May chromosome 3, idZeuCucr1.2, whole genome shotgun sequence genome encodes:
- the LOC128920074 gene encoding uncharacterized protein LOC128920074 isoform X1, translating into MKRDFAYKISLLIIRDFKIISFYTTRFSVLFLFLSIIFEKKKRNVNQNGRQCGKEDLLYPIIHILSAKSWDAILKFSQIHNLTNKYRDEKKIVGPSGGSPSTWEYYTKIYSILGSYKSCNLETFVEESAVYEVVECALSPNNSSIDSQEEFPPSVE
- the LOC128920074 gene encoding uncharacterized protein LOC128920074 isoform X2; this translates as MLTKMADSVEKRKKRSKWNKEDLLYPIIHILSAKSWDAILKFSQIHNLTNKYRDEKKIVGPSGGSPSTWEYYTKIYSILGSYKSCNLETFVEESAVYEVVECALSPNNSSIDSQEEFPPSVE